GATATACTTATGTAATAATTAAGATTTTTACAATGTTAATATGTTCACAGAGaccaaaaatgtattgattaaTTTTTGTCAGTGGCGTTGGTTACATTATGGTTTCTCCACCCTACACATGCAATGATGACAGAACTCTGCTGCGAGCACATAGGTCCGTCATGATGTCAGACACAGTTTGGGTGGTGCTTGTAAGTATGGAAGAGGGAAATTAATTTAACTCGCACGTTAATTGCTGTATTAAACGGTAATACGAACAATGAAGCGGAGAGACAAATTGGACCCAAATCAAATCACAAAATTCTCTTCCCTGATTGTTAAGCAACACTTCAGTATTTCCTCTGTGTGTGGATGTGGGTGGTATGTCTTGGGAAGTCTGTGGTTTGTACTTTGTGCTCTTCCTATCCAGATCCAAATTAATTAGTCTCCCCACTCACAGCTGAATGTTGAGTCTCCTGGGtgttttgtcatggttgtgATTTAAACCTCTTCTCTTCGGGCAGCGAAGGGAACTGTCAGGTTATCTGTCTTTATGAGACTAGTGTAAATGACTGCTGCAGCTGCACTCCGACAATATCAAGTCTTACTGTATCATTCctgtatttctgttttctttaaatcactttttaGAAAAGGCTCACATGTGTTTGTACTCTTAATTTAATGGATATACAAATGTAGGTTATTGTTACTAAATCACAAAAAGAGATGAAACATGACAGCTACTGTATCGTGGAATGAGATTCTGCTCAACAGATCTCAAATCAACAGCTTAATAGTACTGTAATAAAACCAATAATATACTTGTGCTCTTACTAGCCATATTAGTGCGGTTGTGCTGATGTATGGCAAATGGCCTTTATTCTACGTTCTCAGCAGATATGGGCCGGTATTAGAATATATAACACTCCCTGTACATTTGCTTGAGtcatcttttgcatgtttttgttcttgtgtcCAATGCCATTCATAGGGAGATTCAGCTGCTAAGAAGACTCCAACACAAGAATGTGATTCAGTTGGTGGATGTGCTCTacaatgaagagaagcagaaaatATATCCTTGTGTTGTAAATGAGTGTGCATATGAGTTGATTTCTGATAGTTAATGGTTTTAATGTTAGATTTTAATGTTACAGTTTGGGAGGGTTAGTTCTAAATGCCTACATATTTCCATTTGTAAGCTATATAATGGGCTTACTTTATTAAAGGATCTATTTGTTTGGTTTGGTGAATCCCCTTGACTCCTGACTTACGTATATGGTGATGGAGTATTGCGTTTGTGGGATGCAAGAAATGCTGGACAGCGTCCCAGAGAAAAGGTTTCCAGTATTTCAAGCTCACGGGTAAGTGtctttccctcccctctctccctctttccctcagTCTCTGCTATATTTAGATTAACCCTCTCTGCAGCCATTGGTCCAGGCCTAAGTTTAGATCCAACACTGCAGGGCCTCTACTGTTAAAATGACTGACCATAGATTGTGTGAATATGTGGTCACTGCTGGAAAGCCACTGATGCTAAAGTACTAAGTGAAGAAGGTTGTGACCACAGTGATAAATCGTTTgatatgccttttttttttccttatagTATGTAACACTTCCACTCCTCTTTAAATTGTGTCCGTCAACccctctgtttcttttttcaggTACTTTTGCCAGCTCTTAGATGGCCTTGAATATTTGCACAGCCAGGGAATAGTTCACAAAGACATTAAACCAGGGAATCTGCTGCTGACCACAGACGGGGCACTTAAAATCTCGGACCTGGGAGTAGCAGAGGTAAGCTCAGGCTGCAGCATAGTGTTTACCATCCAGGGGAAaaaattttctttctttttttttcaccaccGGATTTCAGCTAATCGAACATCTACGAATTCCTATTTTTTCCTTTCTACACATTTCAGCTAATTGGTAGTGATAGTGATCATTTTGGTGGTGTTGCATAAGAAGTAAATGGCAAGAAATTATTCAAGTTATTTGTGGTTATAGATATAAAGAAACACTAACTAAAATTCTCACTAATATAGTTCACTCTATATTTTTCAGGCCCTTCACCCATTTGCAGAGGATGACACATGTCGCACCAGTCAAGGCTCTCCGGCCTTCCAGCCTCCAGAGATTGCCAATGGACTGGACACCTTTTCAGGGTTTAAAGTGGACATTTGGTCTGCTGGAGTAACACTGTGAGTAGTCAGAGCCTCGGGTTGCTCAAGTTCTCATAGAATGCTGTGAATATTATAGCATTTTAAAGGCCCAATTATAGACAGTTGATCTGCTAAGTTGTCTTAATATCTGACAAAAGGAGATATTGTTTGCTTGTGGTACTTAATTGattgtaatggaaaaatgctGTTAATGCTTGTCCTTCCTTCGTAAGCGTggtttatgcttctgcgttaaatctacgccgtggctatgTATTCGGAGACACAGACCCTGCGcggtagcctgacgtgcacctcttgaAAAAATTGAactacacgtcgctcggccgttgcttggtagcgttgcatttcccactactcatttcctggttctccttctccataaacatgaatttaaggagagggttaacttctcctgctacagattttgcaccgtggtcagaaagcacaggggagacactttgtttctctcactatgactcggTACTTGTTCCGAAGCTAATCagcgtcactctctcacttgctcTACCACACGCCCCGACGCACACACATGCCATCCTTGCTATTGttttaaagagatcgacgcacacaccaacgcacaagtataaacttcaggccactaaCGTAGGCTACGGCGGTGTGTGTGAAGCTTccgcaggaccataaatcacACTTTATGGAGCTTAaagggcagagcagcagccatgaAGTTAATAGAGAAAGACACTTAACAGACATCGTTGCTGATCCTCAGTCTTCTCTCTATGTACTTGTCATACATTGGCGGGCCTGTGTATACAttgttgcaacattgttgcatttttcatttagttCAGTTagctttcacactgcacttttgTCAAATGCactgaacattataaacaaaTGTCACACAGTCTAAAGGGTTGCTGGTCTATTGGATAGAATATCTGAGTGAAACTCAGAAATCATGGAGCAACACAAAATGTACAACATTACACGcagagttaagcgcgtgcaccaccactataaaaaggcagcatgaatggagccatgatactacgattcaccatggcaacaaccacaaacaaatcgGTCGGCATACTTTACCCCTCTGGAACTACTCATGCGCACATTGAACATATATTTCGTTAAAATAGCAACACAGCTTCTGCTGCAAAAGAGcaagaattggtgtgggagaaaattgctgcttgaGTCAATCGTAAGCTCTAATATAGTGTACAGTATTAATTAGATATTGAATCACCAGTagcctataatattactggtgaaaactggaatggtattacacctataCTTGCAGGATTGCCGCAAAAAAGTAAGATACTGCTAATCCCATTCTAAGGTTGCACCatgtcattaacagaattagaatttataataatgtatttctttttaatggctctcactggtttgtgtccagggaacactacaaaaaatgttttagagcGGGCACACTTTTCTCacggctctgcatacagtggctttactaatatgctgcgcatcaccaatgttgcaaagaaaactgccgtttgcaaaaaacataatgcgacacaaagaatctgctcggatgtaagagcatgtccacaatgggtgacgttagtgatatgaggacggataaggtatctacatatctgatggactgaagaaaaacgatacctcTCAAATAAGctaggtagttatctggaaatgaaaatgcatctacagtatagtcggggcctcaatatcatcttcCGACATATGTTTAACTCTCTGCGAAGTAATATAGCtctttcatcaacgggatcgtcgacaaaaggacaagCCATGTTCgcgaaaaaaaactttatagtCTGCCCAACATAGTTAATAAATCaaccctgattttttttttttttttttttttttattcatacagaTAACAAACTGGGCTAAAATGCGCTTgctacagactgaatgaatgaatgaatgaatgaataaatgaaagagcgctgtgtcagagggaggagactgagagaaacttgaggtttattgaagaaaacctgctcccgaccaggttaggttcacagactcagttaccatagtaactgactctgaggttaagttacctctctttctgagacagaaaacccagagtttcccacatctcagggttaacaaactcagagttttcactaaacctgatTTCTGAAATGGGGCcccaggtgtgaaagcacccttGCATTCTGTTGTCCATCTCTAGGGACCTCAAAAAGAGTCTATCCTCCTACTGGTCATTCTGTTTAAAGATTAGAGTGTATAATTTAGGGGAATAGATAGACACACTGCCTACAAGATACAGAGAGGATTGAGAAGTAAGGTGTATGTAAGCATGTTATACTATAGAAATAGCTGTAGTAAAGTGCCTGTATGGTGCAATTAGATTTGAAAGAATAGTCAAAGATGACACCACTACGTCGCCTCTGCAGCTTGTTCTAGTCACAGTGAATCAGGGCAATGCCGATAAAGCAGTTGCAAGTGTgtttacactttttttaaaactcacaCAACGTGtgctgcaatataatataatggcgTGCTGAAAGCGCTCACAGTGtggttacacttcctctgagacacacacaaacagcgttCTAAATAAACAGGATTAATAGGTTTGgacttatttttacaactgaaattaattgttacaaatgaaatgttattACAGAGAAAAAGGTACCGCCAGTTACCAGTATCGGATCAAAAGTAAAAGGTTCCCAACCCTGTGACAACTATTAACAGTATCCCGGTTTATGATACACTTACAGTACTTGTTGACTCCTTCTATCCATTTAGATACAACATTACAACAAGTCTGTATCCGTTTGAGGGGGACAACATCTATAAGCTATTTGAGAACATTGGAAAAGGAGACTACACGGTTCCCGAGGAGTGTGGACCCCTCCTGTCGGACCTGCTGCAAGGTGAGTGTGCTATAAAGCTAAATGTTTTTACTAAAAGGCCAAATTATACTTTGTTCATCAAGTTTTGTTGCTGTGGTTACAAACGTATGCCTTAGTGGATGATTCATAGGTCAGCATTGGATTAATCCATTGAGTGTTGTATTTTTTGTCATAGCAGTAGATGGCTGTCAAGCATCATCCGGCAAGgtcatgcatttattttaacaatggTGGTTTGCTCTTAGTATGTTTTTGATGATTACAAAATGCAAGTTTGTCAATCGGAAGTAACACTTTGAGATGGAATTGGTCAGATGTGTAGTGAGAGCAGTAATAAATCACAAAAGTCCCAGCCAGTCGCACTGTGATCTTTTCTGCATGCGTCCAGTAGGTGGTGCTGTGACACTGAAAGTCACTGTGACTTCTCAGCATGTGAGGCTTCCTCCAAATTGTAGAAATCCCTCTAGCTGTTGACGTAGTTCCCATTGATCTGGAGCCAGCAGCAGAATACTAAACACATTATACTCAGGCGTTGCTTTTCCTGACTGGACTGCAGCAATGCTTGCTTGTTGCCCCTTGTAAAAAGAAAGAGTCAAGAGTCTTTTATAGTTAAACGTATTATCGGCTGAATGGATGTAAAATCCAAAAGAATGTTGGGAAGATTATGTTTGCGCAGACTAATGAAATAATTAAGCTGAATGCCTAGTATTGTAGCTTGTTATCCATCTTATTTTACTGTACTTGTTATCACATGGAGGGATTTTGAACAATGCCTTCACCGTGAAtaggaaggggaaaaaaactgccACATTCTGGTGCTGTTATATCTCACCAATCCTCCATCCCCCATTTTGTGTGAGCGTTTGACGTCTGTGTGTGATGACGCAGCACCTGGGAGATAGTCGGTCCATAATTACATGGTCTAAAATAAGCCCAGTGCCACAAAAGGTGTCCTTCAGCAGGCACAGCACTACTATCGGAACTCTGCATGCTGCCCCTCTCTGCCTGCTGGGAGACAATTACATTATTAGGTCTGGATAGGCACTGCATCACTGCTGCCTTATCACACTGACATTCTGCTTTTCCCACAGATTCGGCCCACATTATGATAATTGAGGGACAAAATCTTCATTACTTGGTACAGCTGTTATGctactcatattaatgtttccTTACTGTACCTCATTGACTCCTTAAGCTTTGCAGGATGCCTTGACACACAGTGATGAATGAGATTATTATGAGCTTTAATTAATGTTCCTTGAATAAGTTTATCATCTTCTGCGGTTCTCTCACCCCTCACTGCTGCAGCCTCCCACCACTTTATGTTAAACACTTAACAGAAAGATGACGTGAGTGGAGAAATTGTTTAGTGTTGTGATTGAATTGATCtttgtaatgtttgtttttcaggaaTGCTTGAGTACGACCCTGCAAAGAGGTTTTCCATACAAAATATAAGGCAACACAAGTGAGTGATTTAGTATATTGCAGTCATCCCatgtaaaatgattaaaaatgaatggaaatgtgTGCGACTCCTGGCCTACAGTAAGTGCTTAGAAAACCTATTTGAAGTCTGATTTGTCATTTCCATGTGCATGTTCTCCCTGCCTGTCCTTTCTAGCTGGGTGCGTAAGAAACACCCTCCGTCTGAGCCCCCTGTGCCCATCCCTGCCAACGCAGAAAGCAGGGATCCTTGGCGGAGTATGACAGTGGTGCCCTACCTGGAGGATCTGCACGGCTACACAGAAGAGGACGATGACGAGCTCTACGATGGAGAGGATGAGATCATATATACTCAGGACTTCACAGTGCCAGGTAAGCGTGAGCTCAGAGAATTCTTAAAGTTGAACTCAAGATGGATTTAaatatctttgttttgttttttctagtctcgcattgccagacctatttcCACAGCGCAATTTtgaaaacgccacataaaaatattaaagaagttaactgttcacacaatacagtaacgttagctatttaAACTTgttggatacatggttaaacataattttctcttaccagtgtatcccCGTGTGAACTTCAGCAAAGCCCGCCAATCGGCCCCTAAACATCCTAGTTataccgtaaacatattctttgtaaatcttgttgatccaaattttcttcaaaacttgcaattttcagcatgtagcttgctagctctaAATTTGTGCaccggatgtcaggcaatttTCCTGGAAATGTaattctgttgatccagactgtgTTTTTTCCAACTTTGTGCGGTATGAGAGCAATCAGTGTTTagtaattgtattttgtgttgttttggtcTGTTGTCTCCTTGTGTGACAACGCTGAATCGTCCTTCTTAGAAATGCATCACAAAAAAGACATTGCTGTATAGCACCAACCTCTTCCTTGTGTCAAAAATGTGGttaaaattaacatttaaaatttCAACTTGTAACAAACCCACATTAAACGTTGGCCTCTGACTTAAAGCCATAAAAACCATACTTGATGCATTTCACTGGAAAGTGAACAGGAATTGTTCAGTTTATATTAACATTATGGTAATGCAgtgcaaggcagctttatttgtatagcacatttcagcaaccgagcaattcaaagtgctttacataaaacattaaagaacagttaaaaaacgattcaaaaatttaaaacattaaagagcagttaaaaaacgatttaaaaaaaaaaaaaaagtcttttctcttttgttttagtGGTTGAAAAAAACTTGGACATAGGAGTCAGTGTAATTCAAGGCAAGGGTTGCTGGTAAAATATGGAAGTGGCTgctagatttgcttcactcaccagccaaaaaaacatctaaaatctattgagtggctggtggacaaaaaagttagTCAACTCTACAGGCATAAACTGACCATTAAAAATATCCAACACTACAATATCCAAAATTAACCCTATTAGACACTGTTTTTGTACTGTATTGGGCctgaatattaaacaattttCAGTTCCACATCACACAAAATGAAATTGTCATTTCCATGACTTACTGAAACTGTAATGAGGTAAATAAAGGCTTTCCAGAAATGTCTTTCTATATTAATCCTGATAATCAAACTGAATTACCATTTTCACTTCATTCATTCAGCATGACACTGTGTTCACGTTAGCCAGTTTTTAGTTGGAAGGATGgagttattttgttttgtgacaTTCATCCCGCCATTATCTTTTTCAGTTGATACATAAGCTGCAGTAGCCGTTTCCAGGATCGGTCAACTTAACATTTTCCACATTGATCAAAGAATTATGTCAATtcaagttatttattatttctgtacATGGACTTAATAACAACTACAGCTGTGTCGATCTCATCCACActtctttctgtatttttcatgAATGTAGGTAGATAGCTGGCTACATGTATGTAGAAAGATGATGTCCACAATCTTAAACCCATCTACtaagctctgattggttgactgTTTACCTATAAGAAAATTGTAAACAAGGCTTAGATTCAGAGGTCTGGAACAGGCTTCACTGTCAAATAATTCATTTAGTTTTACAACATACTGCAACAAATAGATAATAGCATATTTAtatttgatttcatttgttCCCCAACTTTTATCTTTTCCCTCCAGAAATTGGATCCTTTATGTGTTGCTAGGCAACAACCGGTGGTAATGAGTGCAGTAGTCGGTGTTGAGTATCTAGAAGTGGTGCcccacataaaaacaaaatagagcTGCAGAATGTGAATGAAGTGATCTAAAAATAGTCAAGTTAAAATGGTTTTGGTGTGCAAGTATGAATGGTTTTCAAGGGTTCACTCCCACACATGCTGAGCACTGTTTCATAGGATGCttcatataaatgaaataatagtgTATGGTAAATTAAACAACCGTATGACCTGATGTTTCTCTTAAGCAGTAACTACATCTACACGTACCAAAAATCTTGTAGCCTGTACCGATACCACCAAAAGTACACAATACCAAAGTCGATACCACCGtgtgaagaaggaaaaaaaacaaactctaatacatacattaattccttttatttaaacatttgaacattataaaaacacacaacaatagTGGCAACTATGGATGTCATGATACCAGGGACATGTTGCTCTTCTTTCAGTGTCGGTCGTTTTTTAGTTTGGAGTGGAGTGGAGGGCTTTGAGTGGGGGCAGAGGAGAGCGTGATTCACATGTAACCTGGAGAAAACGTCAGTCTTATGGAGCCACAGCCCGCTGCTCTGAAGCCTGGCATCACAACACAGCCAGCGTACAGTAACGTCTTTCATTAATTCACCAGGAACTCCCAGAGAGCAAGCATGTTTAGTTAGGTCTACTTCTCTCTGCCGTCGTCGTTTTTCACATAGAACCGGGCTTGTTAAAGTAAACTTAACTGACGTGACAGTGGTCCGCTAAAGTTGGCTAATGTCAGCCGTCGTAGCTAACGTTGGGCTGTGACagacaacggcagagagaaaccAACTTGCTTTCTGTTTGGGAGCTCCAGGTGAAGTCGTGAAAGCCTTTGCTGTAGAAGTACGGTAAAGCAGTGCACGGACATAAGGCGCCCTGTTTTTCTGTGCTGGTGGGCGTTCTTCTCCAGCATTTAGCAGCAGACTAAGAACACTTGTAGGCTTATACTGCCCCCGTCAGATCCAGAAGAATTGCATCCCCAGGTACCTACAGTACTGTAGAAAAATGAGTACCGtcacattttcagaattttggtacCAAAGTATcagttctcgtgacatccctatcTCACTGCTTTTAATATTGttacagtttacagtttttacagtgtgggaAGTCATTTAAAGGTTCTCACAGccccagctacacacacacacctctgcacTTGAAATGAACAAGTCTCATTAAGGATTGTTTTCCTGGTGTTGTAGTAGGTTACTATTTATCTTGTTTTTCATGGTTATCTGACCTGACATTATGCTGGTGCTGCTGACAAATGAGCTTTTTAAAGGTccccttctaaaaaaaaaaaaaaaagcaggtctGTGGTAATTCCCATCCATGTAATCGCTCGGTGTGGACTCTCGTGCTTTTACTGCACTTGCTCAATGAAGCAGTGGTCAAGTCAACACTTGTGTGAAACTATAATGGATTTGTTTTGAGCCTAATGTGCGCGTGTCTTTAGGACAAGTGGCCGAA
This is a stretch of genomic DNA from Sander vitreus isolate 19-12246 chromosome 12, sanVit1, whole genome shotgun sequence. It encodes these proteins:
- the stk11 gene encoding serine/threonine-protein kinase STK11, with amino-acid sequence MSTGELHHLDYLNENELMEMDTFIHRIDSTEVIYQPRRKRAKLIGKYLMGDLLGEGSYGKVKEMLDSETLCRRAVKILKKKKLRRIPNGEANVKKEIQLLRRLQHKNVIQLVDVLYNEEKQKMYMVMEYCVCGMQEMLDSVPEKRFPVFQAHGYFCQLLDGLEYLHSQGIVHKDIKPGNLLLTTDGALKISDLGVAEALHPFAEDDTCRTSQGSPAFQPPEIANGLDTFSGFKVDIWSAGVTLYNITTSLYPFEGDNIYKLFENIGKGDYTVPEECGPLLSDLLQGMLEYDPAKRFSIQNIRQHNWVRKKHPPSEPPVPIPANAESRDPWRSMTVVPYLEDLHGYTEEDDDELYDGEDEIIYTQDFTVPGQVAEEARGQEHADHSPTVAKPVCVNGTEGGSLNSKAKAERRSSSSSNPSRKGVSTASKIRKLSTCKQQ